From the genome of Planctomycetia bacterium, one region includes:
- a CDS encoding autotransporter-associated beta strand repeat-containing protein, whose translation MSKKRLLSLSHIRRKLLFGCVLGILPMGQAWSQDTTWTGAANSNWDLVSSNWSGLWQNGQTAIFAGANQNPITVSPVSAFGISFTSGAYTLNSGTITLVSGGSSASGLVAGEIRVATGLTANINSVLAGSVGMTKTGLGSLVLSGNNTYSGGTTITGGTLQVGNGSNTGSLGSGTATINSGTTLRYFRNDQHTLTTSFTGTGTLNFIGTGVANQSSYILTGINNSSLAGTLQVGSPGGNGARVVVNNQNQLGTAAVTVNSGSQIFMQSGTYSNNFTLNGIGWLEGANSLGALRMDSGSTVTGSVTLAGNSRIGTSSSATVSGVISGGFALEKTLTGTLTLSGNNTYTGGTSLSAGTLSVSSNSNLGNAAGGLTFNGGTLQVNGTSFTNNTRSISWGATGGGFDIANAANTFTVSQNLGAGGSLTKLGAGSLVLSGANTYTGGVNLNAGTLSVGADNNLGAAANALTFNGGTLQTTGTFTTARGTTLNAPGGSIDVASSTTLTHSGLISGAGGLTKLGAGTLILSGANTYTGGTTLAGTAGSTVILGNPSALGANTNSLTVNAGNTLDLNGQFAGDGVSVGTLTGTGTIINNHPSFGANLSVGQGNVSSTFAGSLQDAGASKPLNLNKVGTGTLTLTGNNTHNNTIISGGILSVASSSNLGATGSLKFSSSGSTLQITGSSGFTYDGIVYLTAPGTVEITDPANTITFSWQLVNSGSLTKAGPGTLTLTNTDSTYSGGTFLNGGTLSVSSNINLGSTIGGGGGGALTFNGGTLQVTGTSFTNNTRSITWGTNGGGFDIANAANTFTVSQNLGAGGSLTKLGAGTLVLSGANTYTGGTNLNAGILRVAGDGNLGNSSGGLTFNGGTLQTTGTFTTARGTTLNAPGGSIDVASSTTLTHSGLISGAGGLTKLGAGTLILSGANTYNGGTNLAGAAGSTVILGNASALGAGTNSLTVNAVNTLDVNGLSVNVGALAGTGTIINNPATNVGGILRVGNGNVSSTFDGTLQDGSVSKPLTLNKLGSGTLTLTGNNTHSVTQISGGILSVSSISNMGAGTGDLVFLSSVGTLQITGSSPFTYSGGVKLTAPGTVEITDPANTITFSSVIQHGGSLTKAGPGKLVLTNSPNSYSGGTIFAGGTLSVSSDGNLGLGGLTFNGGTLQVTGTSFTNNTRSITWGANGGGFDIANAANTFTVSQALGAGGSLTKLGAGTLVLSGANTYTGGTNLNAGILSVAGDGNLGNSGDGLNFNGGILRITGTSFSNNVRPINWGGNGGGFDIASAPHTFTVSQALTAGGNLTKSGAGTLVLANNNSYTGTTTVSAGTLQVGNAAFTGSLGAGLVTINPGATLRYYRNDLSSFSTTFSGNGTLNYFGTGNQNESTYLPTGNNSGFTGTVQVGNSAGGNGARVAVTTQNQLGAGPVVVNTGSQVYLQSGTYANNFTINGNGWLENSGNLGALRIDAGSTITGSVTLAGNSRIGSSTTASVSGVISGGFSLEKVSSGTLTLSAANTYTGPTTVIGGALIINGNQSAATGDYTVNAGATLGGSGIVGKLVNFNGGTVSPGNPGDTGILTINGGINFNAGSSFRVELQGSVVGTGYDQLILNSTTQSYVMVPGIQLIGDRLGTYQANFLDSFMILKGSNLGIGTFAGLSDGALFNFDGQVFQIRYNVPDLYTVTPQFGITWTGDDGFGNYGADNGGNIVIAAVPEPGTWALILGTLSICGYVAYRRNSKSSSLEELVEEDC comes from the coding sequence ATGTCGAAGAAACGCCTTCTGTCTCTGAGCCACATCCGTCGTAAATTGTTGTTTGGATGTGTCTTAGGTATTCTACCCATGGGGCAAGCCTGGTCTCAGGATACCACCTGGACCGGGGCAGCCAACAGTAATTGGGATTTGGTTTCCAGTAACTGGTCCGGACTTTGGCAAAACGGCCAAACCGCGATTTTTGCCGGAGCTAATCAGAATCCGATCACGGTCAGTCCCGTCTCCGCCTTTGGCATTTCCTTTACTTCGGGGGCATACACCCTCAATTCGGGAACCATTACCCTGGTCTCCGGGGGCAGCAGTGCTTCAGGGTTGGTTGCCGGGGAAATCCGGGTGGCCACCGGGCTAACTGCCAACATCAACTCGGTCCTCGCTGGCAGCGTCGGGATGACAAAAACGGGACTGGGATCGCTGGTCCTCTCCGGCAACAACACCTACTCCGGCGGCACAACCATTACCGGCGGGACGCTACAGGTCGGCAATGGTTCCAATACCGGCAGCCTGGGAAGCGGGACAGCCACGATCAATTCCGGCACCACCCTGCGTTACTTCCGGAACGATCAACACACACTGACGACAAGCTTTACCGGCACCGGGACACTGAACTTTATCGGTACGGGAGTCGCAAACCAATCCTCGTACATCCTCACGGGCATCAATAACAGCAGCTTAGCTGGTACGTTGCAAGTCGGCAGCCCCGGCGGCAATGGTGCCCGCGTCGTCGTCAATAATCAGAATCAACTGGGCACCGCTGCCGTCACCGTCAACAGCGGCAGCCAGATATTCATGCAATCTGGAACGTACTCCAATAACTTCACGCTCAACGGCATCGGTTGGCTGGAAGGCGCGAATAGTCTCGGTGCCCTGCGAATGGATAGCGGTTCGACAGTCACCGGAAGTGTCACCCTCGCCGGTAACAGCCGTATAGGGACATCCTCCTCAGCCACAGTCTCCGGAGTCATCAGTGGTGGCTTTGCCCTGGAGAAAACGCTGACAGGAACCCTGACGCTCTCTGGCAATAACACCTACACCGGTGGCACCAGCCTCAGTGCGGGCACCCTGAGTGTGAGCAGTAATAGTAATCTGGGCAACGCCGCCGGCGGACTGACCTTCAACGGCGGCACGCTACAAGTCAATGGTACCAGTTTCACCAATAACACTCGCTCCATTAGCTGGGGTGCCACCGGCGGTGGCTTCGATATTGCCAACGCTGCCAACACCTTCACTGTTTCCCAAAACCTGGGTGCAGGTGGCAGCCTGACCAAACTCGGTGCCGGTTCGCTCGTCCTCTCCGGAGCCAACACCTACACCGGCGGGGTGAATCTAAATGCTGGTACCTTGAGCGTGGGGGCGGATAACAACCTCGGGGCCGCTGCAAACGCCCTCACCTTCAACGGTGGCACCCTGCAAACCACCGGCACCTTCACCACCGCTCGCGGCACCACGCTCAATGCCCCCGGTGGCAGCATCGATGTGGCCAGCAGCACGACTCTCACCCATAGTGGTCTCATCAGTGGTGCAGGCGGACTTACCAAACTGGGTGCCGGCACGCTGATTCTCAGCGGAGCCAACACCTACACCGGAGGGACGACGCTGGCGGGAACAGCGGGTTCGACCGTCATCCTGGGTAACCCGAGCGCCCTGGGGGCCAACACCAACAGCCTGACGGTCAACGCTGGCAATACGCTCGATCTGAATGGCCAATTTGCTGGAGATGGTGTCAGTGTCGGAACCTTGACCGGGACGGGAACGATCATCAATAATCATCCATCTTTCGGAGCAAACCTCTCAGTGGGTCAGGGCAATGTCTCCAGCACCTTTGCCGGGAGCCTGCAAGATGCTGGCGCATCCAAGCCGTTGAATCTGAATAAAGTGGGCACCGGGACATTGACCCTGACGGGGAACAATACACATAATAACACGATAATTTCAGGGGGCATCCTCAGTGTCGCCAGCAGCAGCAACCTGGGGGCCACAGGTAGCCTGAAATTCTCGAGCTCAGGAAGCACCCTGCAAATCACTGGCAGCAGTGGTTTTACATACGACGGTATTGTTTACTTAACCGCTCCCGGGACGGTCGAGATTACTGATCCCGCCAACACCATCACCTTTAGCTGGCAATTAGTAAATTCTGGAAGTCTCACCAAAGCCGGCCCGGGCACCCTTACGCTGACAAATACAGATAGTACTTACAGCGGTGGCACCTTCCTTAACGGCGGCACCCTGAGTGTGAGCAGTAATATCAACCTGGGCAGCACCATCGGCGGCGGCGGCGGCGGCGCCCTCACCTTCAACGGCGGCACGCTGCAAGTCACCGGCACCAGCTTTACCAACAACACTCGCTCCATTACCTGGGGTACCAACGGCGGCGGCTTCGATATTGCCAACGCTGCCAACACCTTCACCGTTTCCCAAAACCTGGGTGCAGGGGGCAGCCTGACCAAACTCGGTGCCGGTACCCTCGTCCTCTCCGGAGCCAACACCTACACCGGGGGCACCAACCTGAACGCCGGAATCCTCAGGGTGGCAGGAGATGGCAACCTGGGCAACAGCAGCGGCGGACTCACCTTCAACGGCGGCACGCTGCAAACCACCGGCACCTTCACCACTGCCCGTGGCACCACGCTCAATGCCCCTGGTGGCAGTATCGATGTGGCCAGCAGCACGACTCTCACCCATAGTGGTCTTATCAGTGGTGCCGGCGGACTCACCAAACTCGGTGCCGGCACGCTGATTCTCAGCGGAGCCAACACCTACAACGGCGGCACCAACCTGGCGGGAGCAGCGGGTTCGACCGTCATCCTGGGTAACGCCAGTGCCCTGGGGGCTGGCACTAACAGCCTGACGGTCAACGCTGTTAACACGCTGGATGTGAATGGTTTGTCTGTCAATGTTGGAGCTTTGGCCGGTACGGGAACGATCATCAACAATCCCGCAACCAATGTCGGTGGCATCTTGCGCGTCGGCAATGGTAATGTCTCCAGCACGTTCGATGGCACACTGCAAGATGGTAGCGTATCCAAGCCATTGACCCTGAACAAATTGGGCAGCGGGACGTTGACCCTGACGGGGAACAATACCCATTCAGTTACGCAAATCTCAGGGGGCATCCTCAGTGTTTCCAGCATATCCAACATGGGGGCTGGTACTGGAGATTTGGTTTTCCTTAGCTCTGTAGGCACCCTTCAGATCACTGGTAGCAGTCCATTCACTTACAGTGGTGGGGTTAAATTGACCGCTCCCGGCACGGTCGAAATTACCGATCCCGCCAACACGATCACCTTCAGCTCGGTAATCCAACACGGTGGAAGTCTCACGAAAGCTGGCCCGGGTAAACTCGTGCTGACAAATTCACCGAATTCCTACTCCGGTGGCACCATCTTCGCAGGCGGAACCCTGAGTGTGAGCAGTGATGGCAATCTGGGCTTGGGAGGTCTTACCTTCAACGGCGGCACCCTGCAAGTCACCGGCACCAGTTTCACCAACAACACTCGCTCCATCACCTGGGGCGCTAACGGCGGCGGCTTCGATATTGCCAATGCCGCTAACACCTTCACCGTTTCTCAAGCACTTGGAGCGGGTGGCAGCCTGACCAAACTCGGCGCCGGTACCCTCGTCCTCTCCGGAGCCAACACCTACACCGGCGGCACCAACCTGAACGCCGGAATTCTCAGCGTGGCCGGCGATGGCAACCTGGGTAACAGTGGCGATGGCCTCAACTTTAACGGAGGCATCCTGAGAATCACTGGTACATCCTTTTCCAATAATGTTCGTCCCATCAACTGGGGGGGCAACGGTGGTGGATTCGATATCGCTAGCGCTCCCCATACCTTTACGGTCTCTCAGGCTCTTACTGCGGGTGGCAACCTTACCAAGTCGGGCGCGGGCACGCTCGTGCTCGCCAATAACAACTCCTACACCGGCACCACCACCGTTAGTGCAGGAACCCTGCAAGTAGGCAACGCGGCATTCACCGGAAGCCTGGGAGCGGGTTTAGTGACCATCAATCCCGGCGCCACCTTACGCTACTACCGGAACGATCTCTCCAGTTTCAGCACCACCTTTTCCGGTAACGGCACCCTGAACTATTTCGGGACGGGGAACCAGAATGAATCGACCTATCTCCCCACCGGCAACAACAGCGGCTTCACCGGCACGGTGCAAGTGGGTAATTCTGCAGGTGGAAATGGTGCCCGCGTTGCCGTGACCACGCAGAATCAACTGGGGGCAGGGCCTGTCGTGGTGAACACTGGCAGCCAGGTCTACCTGCAGTCTGGAACGTATGCGAACAATTTCACCATCAATGGTAACGGCTGGCTGGAAAACTCGGGTAACCTTGGTGCCTTGCGGATAGATGCGGGCTCAACGATCACCGGGAGTGTCACCCTCGCCGGGAACAGCCGGATCGGGTCATCCACCACGGCTAGCGTCTCCGGGGTGATCAGTGGTGGTTTTAGTTTAGAGAAGGTGTCGTCCGGTACGCTCACCCTTTCCGCAGCCAATACCTACACCGGTCCCACAACCGTCATTGGCGGTGCGTTGATCATCAATGGCAATCAGTCAGCAGCCACTGGCGACTACACGGTCAACGCTGGCGCTACCCTGGGGGGCAGTGGCATCGTCGGCAAGCTGGTCAACTTCAATGGAGGCACGGTCAGCCCGGGCAACCCCGGCGACACGGGTATCCTGACGATCAATGGCGGCATCAACTTCAATGCGGGGTCCAGCTTCCGTGTTGAGTTGCAGGGA
- a CDS encoding sigma-70 family RNA polymerase sigma factor produces MSAPGENRTNTSQKTSLSLLARLRENDGDAWKRLAELYQPLVLHWVKRRGVQESDSDDVVQEVFHAASQSLQHFRKEKPEDTFRGWLRGIVNHQVLMYFRKTGKQPQASGGTEAMLFIHNVAQHQSDPGLDEDSAVMLNDLYHRALELVRKEFEEVTWRAFWRVVIDGQQPALVAEEMGVSPSAIRQAKSRILRRLKQEIGELIQ; encoded by the coding sequence ATGTCAGCACCAGGCGAAAATCGCACGAATACCAGCCAGAAGACTTCCTTAAGTCTACTGGCTCGGTTGCGTGAAAACGATGGAGATGCCTGGAAACGGTTGGCTGAACTCTACCAGCCCCTGGTGCTGCACTGGGTAAAGCGCCGGGGTGTGCAGGAATCAGATTCCGATGATGTTGTGCAGGAAGTGTTCCATGCTGCTTCCCAATCGTTGCAGCATTTCCGCAAAGAGAAACCGGAAGATACCTTTCGTGGCTGGTTGCGAGGTATAGTCAACCATCAAGTGCTGATGTACTTCCGAAAAACGGGCAAGCAGCCGCAAGCCAGTGGTGGCACCGAAGCTATGCTGTTCATCCACAATGTTGCACAACATCAGTCCGATCCAGGGCTTGATGAAGACAGTGCTGTCATGCTGAATGATCTGTACCACCGGGCCCTGGAACTGGTCCGGAAAGAATTTGAAGAAGTGACGTGGCGGGCATTTTGGCGTGTTGTCATTGATGGCCAGCAGCCAGCTCTGGTCGCTGAAGAAATGGGCGTCTCCCCCTCCGCCATTCGACAGGCGAAATCGAGAATCTTACGCCGTTTGAAGCAGGAAATAGGCGAATTGATTCAGTAA